Genomic DNA from Paenibacillus borealis:
GCGTTGTTTACTTGGCTGCTGTGACATGTTCGAGATCTCCCGCCTTTCTGGTCTGCGTCTGTACTAGCTGTTCCGTGGTCTTCGTTTCTTCTTGTCCAAGCCGTGTAATCATCGCAATCGTCGGCAGTCCAAGGTATTTCTTAATGTCATCCTCTGTCTTCAGCGTATCATCCAGATATTCCAGCAAGAAGGCAATCCCCAGACCGATCATCAAGGCTACGATAAACGCAATCGCGAGATTCATCACCACATTCGGCTCTACCGGTCCTGGTGCAACTGGAGGATTAAGCTTAGCTTCATTAAGGATGGATACATTCTGCACATTGAACAGGGAAGGAATCTCCTGCTTGAACACAAGTGATATGGCATTCACGATTTCTGCGGCTCTCTGATATGAATTATCTCGAACGACAAGTGTCATCACCTGCGTATTGTTTACGGAGCTAACATTAACCTTCTTCAGCATTTCCTCCGCAGTAATCGCGAATTGCGGATAGTCCTTAGCCACAACATCGAGGATTGCCGGTGTCTTAA
This window encodes:
- a CDS encoding YveK family protein, with the protein product MSAQELDLRDYFQIVRKRLWMIVSIVIVACVLAGVYSLYIKNPVYEASTKIIVNQTPTQSTVGQLDLNQINTNIQLINTYKEIIKTPAILDVVAKDYPQFAITAEEMLKKVNVSSVNNTQVMTLVVRDNSYQRAAEIVNAISLVFKQEIPSLFNVQNVSILNEAKLNPPVAPGPVEPNVVMNLAIAFIVALMIGLGIAFLLEYLDDTLKTEDDIKKYLGLPTIAMITRLGQEETKTTEQLVQTQTRKAGDLEHVTAAK